A single window of Mycolicibacterium aurum DNA harbors:
- a CDS encoding STAS domain-containing protein translates to MDEQAAEGTSSGGASSSTCVVTQRWVDRTAVVAVAGVVDMITSPQLETAIDTALEQKPAGVVIDFTDVEFLASAGMGVLVAAHDKAGPEVAISVVADGPATSRPLKLVGIADIVAMYPNLDEALAARDT, encoded by the coding sequence TTGGACGAGCAAGCAGCTGAAGGCACGAGTTCTGGAGGAGCGTCCTCCTCGACCTGTGTCGTCACGCAGCGGTGGGTCGACCGGACCGCCGTCGTCGCAGTGGCCGGTGTCGTCGACATGATCACCTCGCCCCAGCTGGAGACCGCGATCGACACGGCGCTGGAGCAGAAGCCCGCGGGTGTGGTCATCGATTTCACCGACGTGGAGTTCCTCGCGTCGGCTGGGATGGGAGTCCTGGTCGCCGCCCACGACAAGGCCGGCCCCGAGGTCGCGATCAGCGTCGTGGCGGACGGTCCCGCAACGAGCCGCCCCCTCAAGCTGGTCGGCATCGCAGACATCGTCGCGATGTATCCCAACCTCGACGAAGCCCTTGCGGCGCGCGACACATAG
- a CDS encoding amidase, which translates to MDTAAALELAHVDALGQAALAAAAEVSAVELLEAAIVRLEAGRALNAVVTDLFDRGRAQAAELDESGALRTGQAGPLAGVPFLLKDLGASLAGAPEAMGSRALRSHVADETAWIVERYLAAGLVIFGKTNTPEWGNHCTTEPSLFGATANPWSAAATPGGSSGGSAAAVAAGIVPAASGGDGTGSIRVPAACCGLVGLKPRRGRTSFAPGAGHGLEGLVNEHALTRTVRDSAALLDAVTGTGVGDPYSAPTPALPFLESLTREVPPQRIMIATGSPFPGPATDPAVVGAVERAGAVLQELGHSVEPGAPTIDADAVADAIAVLHTVSNVALHQLACEVLGRPPREDEFEPSTWVMVREGFTTTGVEYADAIAAVHAQTRRFAAALRNHDVLLVPTLVTAPPPYGLLDQPRGTTRAFFDVEFATTGWTSLANVTGWAAMSLPLGVTDEGLPIGVQLMAPDEATLLALAAQLETALPWADRRPPQWVGG; encoded by the coding sequence ATGGATACCGCCGCAGCCTTGGAACTGGCGCACGTCGATGCCCTGGGTCAGGCTGCGCTGGCCGCCGCCGCAGAGGTGAGTGCGGTCGAGCTCCTGGAGGCCGCGATCGTGCGACTGGAGGCCGGGCGTGCACTCAACGCGGTGGTCACCGACCTGTTCGACAGGGGTCGGGCCCAGGCCGCGGAGCTCGACGAGTCCGGAGCCTTACGCACTGGGCAGGCGGGTCCGCTGGCCGGAGTCCCGTTCCTGCTCAAGGATCTTGGCGCGTCGCTCGCGGGCGCGCCCGAGGCGATGGGGTCGCGGGCCCTGCGCTCACATGTCGCCGACGAGACGGCATGGATCGTCGAGCGCTACCTCGCCGCAGGCCTGGTGATCTTCGGCAAGACCAACACCCCGGAGTGGGGCAACCACTGCACCACCGAGCCGTCGCTGTTCGGCGCCACCGCCAATCCGTGGTCGGCGGCGGCCACCCCGGGCGGGTCGAGCGGCGGTTCGGCGGCGGCCGTCGCGGCGGGAATCGTTCCCGCAGCCTCGGGCGGTGACGGCACCGGCTCCATCCGGGTGCCCGCGGCGTGTTGCGGTCTCGTCGGCCTCAAACCGCGCCGCGGCCGCACCTCATTCGCCCCAGGTGCAGGCCATGGGCTCGAGGGCCTGGTCAACGAACACGCGCTCACCCGCACCGTTCGCGACAGCGCCGCGCTGCTCGACGCAGTGACCGGAACCGGTGTCGGTGACCCGTACTCCGCACCCACACCTGCCCTGCCATTCCTGGAATCCCTCACCAGAGAGGTCCCTCCGCAACGGATCATGATCGCCACCGGGTCCCCGTTCCCGGGCCCCGCCACCGATCCCGCTGTGGTGGGCGCCGTCGAACGCGCCGGAGCCGTTCTTCAGGAGCTGGGGCATTCGGTCGAGCCCGGCGCCCCGACGATCGACGCGGACGCTGTCGCCGACGCCATCGCGGTGCTGCACACCGTCAGCAACGTGGCGCTGCACCAGCTCGCGTGTGAGGTCCTGGGCAGGCCGCCGCGTGAGGACGAATTCGAGCCGAGCACCTGGGTGATGGTGCGAGAAGGCTTCACGACGACAGGCGTCGAGTACGCCGACGCCATCGCCGCCGTCCACGCGCAGACCCGCCGATTCGCCGCTGCGCTCCGCAACCACGACGTCCTGCTGGTGCCCACCCTGGTGACGGCACCCCCGCCGTACGGTCTGCTCGATCAACCGCGTGGAACTACCAGAGCCTTCTTCGACGTCGAGTTCGCCACCACCGGATGGACCTCGCTGGCGAATGTCACCGGCTGGGCCGCGATGTCGCTGCCGCTCGGTGTCACCGACGAAGGACTCCCCATCGGGGTTCAGCTGATGGCACCTGACGAGGCCACCCTGCTGGCGTTGGCCGCCCAGCTGGAGACGGCGCTGCCGTGGGCCGATCGCCGCCCACCGCAGTGGGTGGGCGGCTGA
- a CDS encoding alpha/beta fold hydrolase — MAVDIARPKLEGNVFVGTERKLGFAEFGDPQGRAIFWLHGTPGARRQIPVEARVFAETNGIRLIGVDRPGIGSSTPYEYDKVIDFADDLRTVADTLGIDKMEIIGLSGGGPYTLGCAAAMPDRVVAVGVLGGVAPTRGSDGIGGGVMGRVGLPVAPVLEHVGGSLSIVAAGLIRLIKPVAEPALYLYASISPEGDRRLLVRPEFKAMFLDDLLNGSRKQLAAPFADVVVFARDWGFRLDEVKVPVRWWHGDCDHIVPFAHGKHVVGLLPDAEFYPLPGESHLGGLGEAEAIMQAMSELWEAAEER, encoded by the coding sequence ATGGCTGTCGACATCGCGCGTCCTAAGCTCGAAGGCAACGTCTTCGTCGGAACTGAGCGCAAGCTCGGGTTCGCCGAGTTCGGCGACCCGCAGGGCCGCGCGATCTTCTGGTTGCACGGGACCCCGGGTGCCCGCCGCCAGATTCCCGTCGAGGCCCGGGTGTTCGCGGAGACGAACGGGATCCGGCTGATCGGCGTCGACCGTCCCGGCATCGGCTCGTCCACCCCGTACGAATACGACAAGGTCATCGACTTCGCCGACGACCTGCGCACCGTCGCCGACACGCTCGGCATCGACAAGATGGAGATCATCGGGCTCTCCGGTGGCGGCCCGTACACGCTGGGCTGCGCGGCCGCGATGCCCGATCGCGTGGTCGCGGTCGGTGTACTCGGCGGCGTCGCGCCGACGCGGGGATCCGACGGCATCGGTGGCGGCGTCATGGGCCGGGTCGGCCTACCGGTGGCACCAGTGCTCGAACACGTCGGCGGCTCGCTCAGCATCGTCGCAGCCGGTCTCATCCGGCTGATCAAGCCGGTCGCCGAGCCTGCCCTGTACCTGTACGCGAGCATCTCCCCGGAGGGCGATCGGCGGCTGCTGGTCCGCCCCGAGTTCAAGGCCATGTTTCTCGACGACCTGCTCAACGGCAGCCGTAAACAGCTGGCCGCCCCGTTCGCCGATGTGGTGGTGTTCGCCCGCGACTGGGGTTTCCGGCTCGACGAGGTCAAGGTGCCGGTCCGCTGGTGGCACGGCGACTGCGACCACATCGTGCCGTTCGCACACGGCAAGCACGTCGTAGGGCTGCTCCCCGATGCCGAGTTCTATCCGCTACCCGGGGAGAGCCACCTGGGCGGCCTCGGCGAAGCCGAGGCGATCATGCAGGCGATGAGCGAACTGTGGGAAGCCGCCGAGGAGCGCTGA
- a CDS encoding ATP-binding protein: MIDSMPPSEVANDERFERFGFDANAAAVARVRQDFSEWLKKVFAIDEVRCSDVVLAINEALANSAEFAYLLADQPGTIDIQVIYDADAHTLSACISDRGTWRQRQVEPAPRTRGRGIPLMETLSDDAAIEPSQSGTTVRLEWRGINRR, from the coding sequence ATGATCGATTCCATGCCTCCGTCTGAGGTAGCCAACGACGAACGCTTCGAGCGATTCGGCTTCGACGCGAACGCGGCTGCGGTCGCCCGGGTGCGCCAAGACTTCAGCGAGTGGCTGAAGAAAGTCTTCGCCATCGACGAGGTGCGCTGCAGTGACGTCGTCCTCGCGATCAACGAAGCGCTGGCGAACTCCGCCGAATTCGCCTACCTGCTGGCCGACCAACCCGGGACCATCGACATCCAGGTGATCTACGACGCCGATGCCCACACTCTCAGCGCGTGCATATCCGACCGCGGGACGTGGCGTCAGCGTCAGGTCGAACCCGCGCCCCGCACCCGAGGGCGGGGCATTCCGCTGATGGAGACCCTCTCAGACGATGCGGCGATCGAGCCGTCGCAGAGCGGCACCACGGTGCGCCTGGAATGGCGCGGCATCAACCGGCGCTGA
- a CDS encoding NAD(P)H-dependent amine dehydrogenase family protein, whose product MAIRVALLGTGNCGSLALRQLIEDARFDLAGVWVSSEAKFGKDAGELAHLDVSTGVTATNDLDAIIAAKPDCAVYCAMGDVRPREALADVRALLEAGIDVVGSSPGFLAYPWGVIGDRTIERVETAAREGNASLFITGVDPGFVTDLLPLALASTCQNVSQIRTMEIADYATYDGATVMFDVMGFGNEIGDLPFLYQPGMLSSAWGVGIRQLAAGLGITVDEIRDSVEQEPAPEDFDVAVGTIKKGTVAAVRFLIEGMVDGRPAIVVEHITRLRGDLRPDWAQPAQEGGSYRVEITGEPSYVMDICPTSRNGDHNYAAILAAAGRIVNAIPDVVDAAPGIRTTLDLPLATGRGTYRPA is encoded by the coding sequence ATGGCAATTCGTGTGGCGCTCCTCGGAACCGGAAATTGCGGCAGTCTGGCGTTGCGCCAGCTCATCGAGGACGCCCGCTTCGACCTCGCCGGGGTGTGGGTGTCGTCGGAGGCCAAATTCGGCAAGGACGCCGGCGAGCTCGCCCATCTCGACGTATCGACGGGCGTGACCGCGACCAACGACCTGGACGCGATCATCGCAGCGAAGCCCGACTGTGCGGTGTACTGCGCCATGGGCGACGTCCGGCCCCGGGAGGCGCTGGCCGACGTACGCGCCTTGCTCGAGGCAGGCATCGACGTCGTCGGGTCGTCCCCGGGATTTCTGGCTTACCCGTGGGGCGTGATCGGTGACAGAACCATCGAACGGGTGGAAACAGCTGCCCGCGAGGGGAATGCCAGCCTGTTCATCACCGGCGTCGACCCCGGCTTCGTCACCGACCTGCTGCCGCTCGCGCTGGCGAGTACCTGCCAGAACGTCAGCCAGATCCGCACCATGGAGATCGCCGACTACGCCACCTATGACGGCGCGACCGTGATGTTCGACGTCATGGGTTTCGGTAACGAGATCGGCGACCTGCCGTTCCTGTACCAACCCGGCATGCTCAGTTCGGCGTGGGGCGTCGGGATCCGCCAACTCGCGGCCGGCCTCGGTATCACCGTCGACGAGATCCGGGATTCGGTCGAGCAGGAACCCGCCCCGGAGGATTTCGACGTCGCCGTCGGGACGATCAAGAAGGGGACCGTCGCGGCCGTGCGCTTCCTGATCGAGGGCATGGTGGACGGAAGGCCCGCCATCGTGGTCGAGCACATCACCCGCTTACGCGGCGATCTGCGTCCCGACTGGGCCCAGCCCGCCCAGGAAGGCGGCTCGTATCGGGTGGAGATCACCGGCGAGCCGTCCTACGTCATGGACATCTGCCCCACCAGCCGCAACGGCGACCACAACTACGCGGCCATCCTGGCCGCGGCCGGGCGGATCGTCAACGCGATCCCCGACGTCGTCGACGCCGCACCGGGCATCCGGACGACGCTCGATCTTCCGTTGGCGACCGGCAGAGGCACCTACCGACCGGCCTGA
- a CDS encoding glucose 1-dehydrogenase: MGRVDGKVALISGGAQGMGAEDARALIAEGAKVVIGDILDEKGEALAAEINATTPDSIRYVHLDVTQADQWDAAVATAVSEFGRLNVLVNNAGTVALGQIGQFDMAKWQRVIDVNLTGTFLGMQASVEAMKTDGGGSIINISSIEGLRGAIMVHPYVASKWAVRGLTKSAALELGQFNIRVNSVHPGFIRTPMTKHFPDNMLRIPLGRPGQPEEVATFVVFLASDESRYATGAEFVMDGGLVNDVPHK, translated from the coding sequence ATGGGACGCGTGGACGGAAAAGTGGCACTCATCAGCGGCGGCGCGCAGGGCATGGGCGCCGAGGATGCGCGGGCGCTGATCGCCGAAGGAGCCAAGGTCGTCATCGGCGACATTCTCGATGAGAAGGGCGAAGCTCTCGCAGCCGAGATCAACGCCACCACACCGGACTCCATTCGTTACGTCCATCTCGACGTCACCCAGGCCGACCAGTGGGACGCCGCCGTGGCCACCGCGGTCAGCGAGTTCGGCAGGCTCAACGTGCTCGTCAACAACGCCGGAACCGTGGCCCTCGGCCAGATCGGCCAGTTCGACATGGCCAAGTGGCAGAGAGTGATCGACGTCAACCTGACGGGCACGTTCCTCGGTATGCAGGCTTCGGTCGAGGCCATGAAGACCGATGGCGGCGGATCGATCATCAACATCTCGTCGATCGAGGGCCTCCGCGGCGCCATCATGGTGCACCCGTATGTGGCGTCCAAATGGGCGGTGCGCGGGCTCACCAAGTCGGCGGCGCTCGAACTCGGCCAGTTCAACATCCGCGTCAACTCGGTGCACCCCGGCTTCATCCGGACGCCCATGACCAAGCACTTCCCGGACAACATGCTGCGGATCCCGCTGGGCAGGCCGGGACAGCCCGAGGAAGTGGCGACGTTCGTCGTGTTCCTGGCCAGCGACGAGTCGCGATACGCCACCGGCGCCGAGTTCGTCATGGACGGCGGCCTCGTCAACGACGTGCCACACAAGTAG
- a CDS encoding competence/damage-inducible protein A: MSARAGIVVTGTEVLTGRVQDRNGPWLADRLLELGVELGHITLCGDRPADIEAQLRFLAAQGVDLIITSGGLGPTADDMTVEIVSRFCEREVVLDPGLEAKIGDIVTGMMARYPGVDTDAVLAANRKQALVPAGAVILDPVGTAPGVVVPGTPTVVVLPGPPRELQPMWEAAVATEQVQAAIAGRTRYQQETVRMFGLPESGLADTLRDAERAVAGFDRLEITTCLRRGELEIVTRFEPQDASAYDGLLGVLRDRHPRELFSEDGALVDDQVTELLAGRSIATAESCTAGLVAARLTERPGSSAYVVGGAVVYSNEAKSEILGVDPALIDSHGAVSEPVAEAMAAGALQRFGADTAVAITGIAGPGGGTPDKPVGTVCFSVALADGTVVTRTTLLPGNRSDVRERSTTVAMHLLRRALAGGG, from the coding sequence GTGAGCGCACGGGCTGGAATCGTGGTGACGGGGACCGAGGTCCTCACCGGACGCGTGCAGGACCGTAATGGTCCCTGGCTCGCCGACCGGCTGCTGGAGTTGGGTGTCGAGCTGGGCCACATCACCCTCTGCGGCGACCGCCCCGCCGACATCGAGGCGCAACTGCGGTTCCTTGCCGCCCAGGGTGTCGACCTCATCATCACCAGCGGCGGTCTCGGCCCGACGGCCGACGACATGACGGTCGAGATCGTGTCGCGATTCTGCGAACGCGAGGTGGTCCTCGACCCGGGTCTGGAAGCCAAGATCGGGGACATCGTCACGGGCATGATGGCGCGGTATCCCGGCGTGGACACCGACGCGGTCCTGGCAGCCAACCGCAAGCAGGCACTTGTTCCCGCCGGCGCGGTGATCCTCGACCCGGTGGGCACGGCCCCCGGTGTCGTGGTCCCGGGAACGCCGACCGTCGTGGTGCTGCCCGGTCCGCCGAGGGAACTGCAGCCGATGTGGGAGGCGGCAGTGGCCACCGAGCAGGTGCAGGCAGCGATTGCGGGCCGCACCCGCTATCAGCAGGAGACAGTCCGGATGTTCGGGCTGCCCGAATCCGGGCTGGCCGATACGCTGCGTGACGCGGAACGCGCTGTCGCCGGCTTCGACCGGCTGGAGATCACCACCTGTCTGCGCCGCGGGGAGCTCGAGATCGTCACCCGGTTCGAACCGCAGGACGCGTCCGCCTACGACGGGCTGCTGGGCGTGCTACGCGACCGGCATCCCCGTGAACTGTTCTCCGAGGACGGCGCTCTGGTCGACGATCAGGTCACCGAACTGCTTGCGGGCCGCAGTATCGCGACGGCCGAATCCTGCACCGCCGGACTGGTGGCGGCGCGTCTCACCGAACGGCCCGGCTCGTCGGCCTACGTCGTCGGGGGCGCGGTGGTGTATTCGAACGAGGCCAAGTCCGAGATTCTCGGCGTCGACCCCGCTCTGATCGACAGCCACGGTGCGGTCTCGGAGCCGGTGGCCGAGGCGATGGCCGCAGGGGCACTGCAGCGGTTCGGCGCCGACACCGCGGTGGCGATCACGGGCATCGCCGGCCCGGGCGGCGGGACGCCGGACAAGCCGGTCGGCACGGTGTGTTTCTCGGTGGCGCTGGCCGACGGGACCGTCGTCACCCGGACCACCCTGTTGCCCGGCAACCGGTCGGACGTCCGCGAGCGCTCGACCACGGTCGCGATGCATCTGCTCCGGAGGGCGCTGGCCGGGGGCGGCTAG
- a CDS encoding TetR/AcrR family transcriptional regulator, which produces MTSPRERMVVSAALLIRERGAHPTAIADVLEHSGAPRGSAYHYFPGGRTQLLCEAVDYAAEFMAAQLAQAQSSVDALDRLFDSYRKQLQRSEFRAGCPVVAVAVESGVPEKPDNPVTERAAAAFARWREVIGQRLRADGIAAKDADALAMLVLTSFEGAIVVARAARDVEPLDLVHTQLRSLIAAQIRPTSRKRATR; this is translated from the coding sequence GTGACGAGTCCTCGTGAGCGGATGGTGGTGTCGGCCGCCCTGTTGATCCGGGAGCGCGGCGCGCATCCGACGGCCATCGCCGACGTGCTGGAACACAGCGGCGCGCCTCGCGGATCGGCCTACCACTACTTTCCCGGCGGGCGGACTCAACTTCTCTGCGAAGCCGTCGACTACGCGGCGGAGTTCATGGCCGCGCAGCTCGCGCAGGCCCAGTCCAGCGTGGACGCACTCGACCGGCTGTTCGACAGCTACCGGAAGCAGTTGCAGCGCAGCGAGTTTCGCGCTGGCTGTCCGGTGGTCGCGGTCGCCGTCGAGTCGGGTGTCCCGGAGAAGCCGGACAACCCGGTGACCGAGCGGGCCGCGGCGGCATTCGCCCGCTGGCGCGAGGTCATCGGGCAGCGGCTACGCGCCGACGGCATTGCGGCCAAGGATGCCGACGCTCTGGCGATGCTCGTGCTCACCTCGTTCGAAGGGGCGATCGTCGTCGCGCGGGCGGCCCGGGATGTCGAACCACTCGACCTCGTCCACACCCAGCTGCGCTCGCTGATCGCTGCGCAGATCCGGCCCACCTCACGGAAGCGAGCGACGCGATGA
- the yaaA gene encoding peroxide stress protein YaaA: protein MIVLLPPSETKRAGGDGPALSLASLSFPSLNATRDTLVDQLVDLAADRPASRKALAISASQDAEIDRNAALRSAPTLPAIHRYTGVLYDALDIDSLRGAAAARAEARLAVVSALFGVIRATDRIPAYRLSAGSKLPGSPSMAARWKPVLEPVLADLAEHELVVDLRSGSYAALGKVPGAVSVDVTAEHPDGRRATVSHFNKAHKGRLARALASTRTDPGDAAAVAAVARRADLRIERRGDHLTVVVPA from the coding sequence GTGATCGTGCTGCTTCCGCCGTCGGAGACCAAGCGCGCGGGCGGCGACGGGCCGGCCCTGTCGCTGGCGTCGCTGAGTTTCCCCAGCCTGAACGCGACCCGCGACACACTCGTCGACCAGTTGGTCGACCTTGCCGCCGACCGGCCCGCCAGCCGGAAAGCGCTGGCCATCTCGGCGTCCCAGGACGCCGAGATCGACCGCAACGCCGCGCTGCGCAGCGCGCCCACCCTGCCTGCCATCCACCGCTATACGGGGGTGCTCTACGACGCGCTCGACATCGATTCCCTGCGGGGCGCGGCAGCGGCGCGGGCAGAGGCGAGGCTTGCTGTCGTCTCGGCGCTGTTCGGCGTGATCCGGGCTACCGACCGCATTCCCGCCTACCGACTCTCTGCAGGCTCGAAGCTGCCGGGAAGTCCATCCATGGCGGCCCGGTGGAAGCCCGTCCTGGAGCCGGTGCTGGCCGACCTGGCCGAACATGAGCTGGTGGTCGACCTGAGATCCGGGTCCTACGCCGCGCTGGGGAAGGTGCCGGGCGCCGTGTCGGTGGACGTGACCGCCGAACACCCCGACGGGCGTCGTGCCACCGTCAGCCACTTCAACAAGGCGCACAAAGGGCGGCTGGCCCGAGCCTTGGCCAGCACCAGAACCGATCCGGGCGACGCGGCCGCGGTGGCCGCGGTGGCCCGTCGCGCGGACCTGCGGATCGAACGTCGCGGAGACCATCTGACGGTCGTGGTTCCAGCCTGA
- a CDS encoding nitronate monooxygenase: protein MHTPLCDQLGIEFPIFAFTHCRDVVVAVSKAGGFGVLGAVGFTPEQLEIELNWIDENIGDHPYGVDIVIPNKYEGMDAVDMDPEVLKKTLNDLVPQEHIDFAKKILSDHGVPVDHSDDDALQLLGWTEATATPQVEVALQHPKVTMIANALGTPPADMIKHIHDAGRVVAALCGSPYQARKHADAGVDIIIAQGGEAGGHCGDVGSIVLWPQVVKEVAPVPVLAAGGIGSGQQIAAALALGAQGAWTGSQWVMVEESEHTPVQHAAYAKATSRDTVRSRSFTGKPARMLKNDWTEAWESPDTPNPLGMPLQYMVSGMAVAATHKFPNESVDVAFNPVGQVVGQFTKVEKTSTVIQRWVQEYLEATSTLNELNEAASV from the coding sequence ATGCACACTCCCCTGTGCGACCAACTCGGCATCGAGTTCCCCATCTTCGCGTTCACCCATTGCCGCGACGTCGTCGTCGCCGTGAGCAAGGCTGGCGGTTTCGGCGTGCTCGGTGCAGTCGGGTTCACGCCTGAGCAGCTGGAGATCGAGCTGAACTGGATCGACGAGAACATCGGCGATCACCCCTACGGCGTCGACATCGTGATCCCTAACAAGTACGAAGGCATGGATGCCGTCGACATGGATCCCGAGGTCCTCAAGAAGACGCTCAACGATCTCGTGCCGCAGGAGCACATCGACTTCGCCAAGAAGATCCTCTCCGACCACGGTGTGCCGGTCGACCACAGCGACGACGACGCGCTGCAGCTGCTCGGCTGGACCGAAGCGACGGCGACGCCGCAGGTCGAGGTGGCACTGCAGCACCCGAAGGTCACGATGATCGCCAACGCGCTTGGCACCCCGCCGGCCGACATGATCAAGCACATCCACGACGCCGGCCGCGTGGTGGCGGCGCTGTGCGGTTCGCCCTACCAGGCGCGCAAGCACGCCGACGCCGGTGTCGACATCATCATCGCCCAGGGCGGCGAGGCGGGTGGGCACTGCGGCGACGTGGGCTCGATCGTGTTGTGGCCGCAGGTGGTCAAGGAGGTCGCGCCGGTGCCGGTGCTGGCCGCCGGCGGCATCGGCAGCGGTCAGCAGATCGCCGCCGCACTGGCACTGGGCGCCCAGGGCGCCTGGACCGGATCCCAGTGGGTCATGGTCGAGGAATCCGAGCACACCCCGGTCCAGCATGCCGCCTACGCCAAGGCCACCAGTCGCGACACCGTCCGTAGCCGTTCGTTCACCGGCAAGCCCGCGCGCATGCTGAAGAACGACTGGACCGAGGCGTGGGAGAGCCCGGACACCCCGAATCCGCTCGGAATGCCGTTGCAGTACATGGTGTCCGGCATGGCGGTCGCGGCGACGCACAAGTTCCCGAACGAGTCCGTCGACGTCGCGTTCAATCCCGTCGGTCAGGTAGTCGGCCAGTTCACCAAGGTCGAGAAGACCTCGACGGTGATCCAGCGCTGGGTGCAGGAGTATCTGGAAGCGACCAGCACGCTCAACGAACTCAACGAAGCCGCCAGCGTCTAG
- a CDS encoding HAD family hydrolase produces MTADAATPVNPLAEIEASPPGPATGVFFDLDGTLVDGFTATAHAGDRIRRRQARIGEVTGVIEAAMRYKFGRVNFTKLLERAAGYLRGETLAELDVVGARLFTERVQSRVFPAMREIVLAHQRRGHTVVLSSSALTIHAEPVARYLEIGHVLCNHFEVDDDDRLTGRITRPVIWGKRKAAAVQEFCAERGIDLAGSYFYADGNEDIALMSLVGNPRPVNPRRELAAMAVELGWPVLRVTAPGKGSSAGLRGVLK; encoded by the coding sequence GTGACCGCCGACGCCGCGACCCCGGTCAACCCCCTCGCGGAGATCGAGGCCAGCCCGCCGGGACCCGCCACCGGCGTGTTCTTCGACCTGGACGGGACACTCGTCGACGGATTCACCGCCACTGCCCACGCCGGGGACCGCATCCGTCGCCGACAGGCCCGCATCGGCGAGGTCACCGGTGTCATCGAGGCCGCGATGCGCTACAAGTTCGGCCGGGTGAACTTCACGAAACTCCTCGAGCGCGCGGCCGGTTACCTGCGCGGGGAAACCCTGGCCGAGCTCGACGTCGTGGGCGCGCGACTCTTCACCGAGCGCGTGCAGTCCCGGGTGTTCCCGGCGATGCGCGAGATCGTGCTGGCCCATCAGCGCCGCGGGCACACCGTCGTCCTGAGCTCGTCGGCGCTGACGATCCACGCCGAACCCGTGGCCCGTTACCTGGAGATCGGCCACGTCCTGTGCAACCACTTCGAAGTGGACGACGACGACCGGCTCACCGGCCGGATCACCAGGCCGGTGATCTGGGGCAAACGAAAGGCTGCCGCGGTGCAGGAGTTCTGCGCAGAACGCGGCATCGACCTCGCGGGCAGCTATTTCTACGCCGACGGAAACGAGGACATCGCGCTGATGTCCCTCGTCGGGAATCCCCGGCCGGTGAACCCGCGACGTGAGCTCGCCGCGATGGCCGTCGAGCTGGGGTGGCCGGTGCTGCGGGTGACTGCACCCGGAAAGGGTTCCTCGGCCGGGCTCCGTGGTGTACTAAAGTAG